The Arachis ipaensis cultivar K30076 chromosome B07, Araip1.1, whole genome shotgun sequence genome includes a window with the following:
- the LOC107609125 gene encoding probable tyrosine-protein phosphatase At1g05000 isoform X1, with protein MQVAELQQNLVQHQHKENKIMCKKIQLSVSDTELHNNHHHNSCGCDVDGCHKVEGEDLFIPPLNFAMVDNGIFRSGFPEPANFSFLQTLALRSIIYLCPEPYPEANMEFLKSNGIKLYQFGIEGHKEPFVNIPEDTIREALKVVLDVRNHPLIIHCKRGKHRTGCLVGCYRKLQKWCLSSVFDEYQRFAAAKARVSDQRFVELFDISTIKHLPITFSSFKRLD; from the exons ATGCAAGTAGCAGAACTCCAACAAAACCTGGTTCAACACCAACACAAAGAGAACAAGATCATGTGCAAGAAGATCCAGCTAAGTGTCTCTGACACTGAGCTCCATAATAATCACCATCATAATTCATGTGGTTGTGATGTTGATGGGTGCCACAAGGTTGAGGGTGAGGATCTATTCATTCCACCCCTCAATTTTGCAATGGTTGATAATGGCATTTTCAGGTCTGGTTTCCCTGAACCTGCTAACTTCTCCTTCCTTCAGACCCTTGCTCTCCGCTCTATCAT ATATCTATGTCCTGAGCCATATCCAGAGGCTAACATGGAGTTCCTCAAGTCAAATGGGATCAAGCTTTATCAATTTGGAATTGAGGGTCATAag GAGCCTTTTGTAAACATCCCAGAAGACACAATCCGTGAAGCATTAAAAGTTGTCCTTG ATGTCAGGAACCATCCACTTATAATTCATTGTAAGCGGGGGAAG CACCGAACAGGGTGTTTAGTAGGATGCTATAGGAAGTTGCAGAAATGGTGTTTGTCTTCTGTGTTTGATGAATACCAACGCTTTGCAGCTGCAAAAGCAAGAGTTTCAGATCAGAGGTTCGTTGAATTGTTTGATATTTCAACCATCAAGCATCTCCCTATAACATTTTCATCTTTCAAGAG GTTGGATTGA
- the LOC107606710 gene encoding uncharacterized protein LOC107606710, which yields MVFIGDFNDVIAQHEKVGLHPKPTSQNLFKASDNLAMSECIGKIPIRVTDNMNRELMKEVPDQEIKEATFSLGSPKAPGPDGLNGLFFQKHWAIIEKEVCEAVKSFFQEGILPSSIGDTIIVLVPKVNYPETLNQLRPISCCNFIYKIVSKVLVIRLRRLIDTIISPIQSAFVGGCLIQNNMVIVQEMFHALNKRGQQASRNLAVKIDMNKAYNRVEWSFLEATLKAFRFNPHWVKMIMSCVLQVTYRIKINGILSKSFVPQRGLRQGDPLTPYLFIIAAEVFTILMDKATEEGRISGVRIAPTAPAISHILFADDCIIFSKDSAEEIYHLITTINMYTEVSGQRINVDKSGITFGNQIPIRNRVEIEEILGLPAWDKPGKYLGLPAQWGRSKNEALRWIEERVSDKLRGWKEKLLSQSGREVLIKSVIQVIPAYAMNVVLFPKGFCHRLSKKVAKFWWASTGKDRGIYWRIWDKICASKREGGIGFKDFYSQNIAHLAKQAWRMFECPNAVWVQVLKAVYFPNEDFKVTKAGRGASWIWKSIVQEKVRIQEDNWILNKQKSPQVMNHAVTFVKELITEGQGWNINELRKHFDGGIIGKIIRTPVSVISREDKFSWPFKTDGKYTVKTGYHVARREQSIGNSNSPLTSDDFKDLWRDIWNLKEPESTEHALLLCPWTRAAWFGAQVQCCPTAHTVSSFGKWIMDLFKNMKACTGTDYELCISKVGFLAWEVWKARNHAVHQRSKPNPLLVIYKAKQIETEFAEMAEEPAKSFVNDRRTVRRVTWRPPLPGWIKCNVDAAFLAALSGGATAAVFRDYAGNLLTASNFKIAATSPLVAEALAVRVALIIAKNFQLKRIIFESDSLILIQALKSKASIAEIQVILDDILDLARHISNCGFTWVPRDGNALVHEVAKLSADGSLQQDWLRCKPQTITNILKRENDMSLQMVEILRYFGYAFWDFHPGETWVRMHPKVMWPRRLVFLMWVSCGYSFGNLSRSQLELLSAGGCSRRRPCCGFGWKSSVVCFIFKHIFHPGEYHQTLREEPLIYKELIHTTLRTLKTQDISFCWPSDVARHRGFDIPSGLSQFLVAQQFMHLLVFGIMFSR from the exons ATGGTTTTCATTGGCGACTTCAATGATGTAATTGCACAACATGAGAAAGTTGGTTTGCATCCAAAACCGACTAGTCAG AATCTGTTTAAAGCTTCAGATAACCTTGCTATGTCTGAATGCATTGGCAAAATCCCTATTAGAGTGACTGACAATATGAATCGAGAGCTTATGAAAGAGGTCCCTGATCAGGAAATTAAGGAAGCTACTTTCAGCCTTGGAAGTCCTAAGGCACCAGGTCCAGATGGATTAAATGGTTTATTTTTTCAAAAGCATTGGGCAATTATCGAGAAAGAGGTTTGTGAAGCTGTTAAGAGTTTCTTTCAGGAAGGGATCCTACCAAGTAGCATCGGAGATACTATTATAGTCTTGGTTCCTAAGGTCAATTATCCAGAAACTCTGAATCAACTTCGACCGATTAGTTGTTGTAACTTTATATATAAGATCGTTTCCAAGGTATTGGTTATTAGGCTTAGAAGACTAATAGATACGATTATCTCACCTATACAGAGTGCTTTTGTGGGAGGATGCCTCATTCAAAATAACATGGTGATAGTGCAGGAAATGTTTCACGCTTTAAATAAAAGAGGGCAGCAGGCTTCCAGGAACTTAGCTGTTAAGATTGATATGAACAAAGCTTACAACAGGGTTGAGTGGTCATTTCTAGAAGCTACTCTAAAAGCCTTTAGGTTTAATCCGCACTGGGTTAAAATGATTATGAGTTGTGTCTTACAGGTCACTTATAGAATCAAGATCAATGGTATTTTGTCAAAAAGTTTTGTGCCACAGAGGGGACTAAGGCAGGGAGATCCCCTAACGCCATACCTGTTTATCATAGCAGCTGAAGTTTTCACTATCCTTATGGATAAAGCTACAGAAGAGGGTAGAATCTCTGGTGTTAGAATTGCCCCTACCGCCCCAGCCATTTCTCATATCCTCTTTGCGGATGACTGCATTATTTTCTCGAAGGATAGTGCAGAGGAGATTTATCATCTCATAACTACTATAAATATGTATACGGAAGTCTCGGGGCAGCGAATAAATGTTGACAAGTCTGGGATTACGTTCGGCAATCAGATTCCGAtcagaaatagagtagaaatagaagagataTTAGGGTTGCCTGCCTGGGATAAACCAGGTAAGTATCTTGGTCTTCCAGCTCAATGGGGCAGATCTAAGAATGAAGCTCTGAGGTGGATTGAGGAGCGAGTGTCTGATAAGCTTCGAGGGTGGAAAGAAAAACTCCTTAGTCAGTCTGGGAGAGAGGTTCTCATTAAGTCGGTTATTCAAGTGATACCTGCCTATGCTATGAATGTTGTCCTCTTTCCTAAAGGTTTTTGTCACCGTCTCAGTAAAAAAGTGGCTAAATTTTGGTGGGCTTCTACTGGTAAGGATAGGGGTATTTATTGGAGGATTTGGGATAAGATTTGTGCTAGCAAAAGGGAGGGAGGAATTGGTTTTAAGGATTTTTATAGTCAAAATATTGCACACTTGGCAAAACAGGCATGGAGAATGTTTGAATGCCCTAATGCGGTGTGGGTTCAGGTGCTTAAGGCTGTATATTTTCCGAATGAGGATTTTAAAGTAACCAAGGCAGGCAGGGGAGCATCTTGGATCTGGAAAAGTATTGTGCAAG AGAAAGTGAGAATCCAGGAAGATAATTGGATTTTGAACAAGCAGAAGAGTCCTCAGGTTATGAATCATGCCGTCACTTTTGTAAAGGAGCTAATTACTGAAGGACAGGGGTGGAATATTAACGAGTTAAGGAAACATTTTGATGGAGGTATTATAGGAAAGATCATTAGAACCCCGGTAAGTGTTATTAGTAGAGAAGACAAGTTTAGTTGGCCTTTTAAAACAGATGGGAAGTACACCGTTAAGACGGGATATCATGTTGCCAGGAGAGAGCAGAGTATTGGTAATAGCAATAGCCCATTAACCAGTGATGACTTCAAGGACTTATGGAGGGACATTTGGAATTTAAAA GAACCAGAGTCCACTGAGCATGCACTGCTGCTTTGCCCCTGGACAAGGGCTGCGTGGTTTGGAGCTCAAGTTCAGTGTTGTCCTACGGCTCATACAGTCTCATCTTTTGGAAAATGGATTATggatcttttcaaaaatatgaaggcGTGTACAGGAACTGATTATGAGCTATGTATTAGCAAGGTTGGTTTTTTGGCATGGGAGGTGTGGAAAGCAAGAAATCATGCAGTGCATCAGAGGTCCAAACCTAATCCTTTATTAGTAATCTATAAGGCTAAGCAAATAGAAACAGAATTTGCAGAAATGGCAGAAGAACCAGCAAAAAGTTTTGTTAATGATAGAAGGACAGTTAGAAGGGTTACCTGGAGACCGCCACTGCCAGGGTGGATTAAGTGCAATGTTGATGCAGCGTTTCTTGCAGCCCTTTCTGGAGGAGCAACAGCAGCAGTATTCAGAGACTACGCTGGAAATCTTCTCACAGCCTCAAACTTTAAAATAGCGGCCACCTCGCCTTTAGTTGCGGAAGCCTTAGCGGTTAGAGTAGCACTAATAATAGCAAAAAACTTTCAATTGAAAAGAATTATTTTTGAATCTGACAGTTTGATTCTCATCCAAGCTCTAAAATCAAAGGCATCAATTGCAGAAATTCAAGTTATTTTGGATGACATTTTGGATTTAGCACGACATATCTCAAATTGTGGGTTTACCTGGGTTCCTAGAGACGGGAATGCCTTAGTGCATGAAGTAGCCAAGCTTTCAGCCGACGGTTCTCTTCAACAGGATTGGCTCAGGTGCAAGCCGCAAACCATCACGAACATTTTGAAAAGAGAGAACGACATGTCACTGCAAATG GTTGAAATTTTGAGGTATTTTGGTTATGCATTTTGGGACTTCCATCCTGGGGAGACG TGGGTCCGCATGCATCCCAAGGTAATGTGGCCACGAAGATTGGTGTTCCTGATGTGGGTCAGCTGCGGTTACAGCTTCGGCAACCTATCGAGATCGCAACTTGAGCTGCTGAGTGCTGGAGGGTGTTCACGGAGACGTCCTTGCTGTGGCTTCGGATGGAAAAGCTCTGTTGTATGCTTCATCTTTAAGCACATCTTTCATCCAGGGGAGTATCACCAAACCCTCCGCGAAGAGCCATTGATCTACAAAGAGCTAATCCATACAACATTAAGAACTTTAAAGACTCAGGATATATCATTCTGTTGGCCAAGCGATGTTGCACGGCATAGAGGTTTCGATATTCCTTCAGGGCTTTCACAATTTTTAGTTGCACAGCAGTTCATGCATCTTCTAGTTTTTGGGATAATGTTTTCTCGATAG
- the LOC107609125 gene encoding probable tyrosine-protein phosphatase At1g05000 isoform X2, whose amino-acid sequence MQVAELQQNLVQHQHKENKIMCKKIQLSVSDTELHNNHHHNSCGCDVDGCHKVEGEDLFIPPLNFAMVDNGIFRSGFPEPANFSFLQTLALRSIIYLCPEPYPEANMEFLKSNGIKLYQFGIEGHKEPFVNIPEDTIREALKVVLDVRNHPLIIHCKRGKHRTGCLVGCYRKLQKWCLSSVFDEYQRFAAAKARVSDQRLD is encoded by the exons ATGCAAGTAGCAGAACTCCAACAAAACCTGGTTCAACACCAACACAAAGAGAACAAGATCATGTGCAAGAAGATCCAGCTAAGTGTCTCTGACACTGAGCTCCATAATAATCACCATCATAATTCATGTGGTTGTGATGTTGATGGGTGCCACAAGGTTGAGGGTGAGGATCTATTCATTCCACCCCTCAATTTTGCAATGGTTGATAATGGCATTTTCAGGTCTGGTTTCCCTGAACCTGCTAACTTCTCCTTCCTTCAGACCCTTGCTCTCCGCTCTATCAT ATATCTATGTCCTGAGCCATATCCAGAGGCTAACATGGAGTTCCTCAAGTCAAATGGGATCAAGCTTTATCAATTTGGAATTGAGGGTCATAag GAGCCTTTTGTAAACATCCCAGAAGACACAATCCGTGAAGCATTAAAAGTTGTCCTTG ATGTCAGGAACCATCCACTTATAATTCATTGTAAGCGGGGGAAG CACCGAACAGGGTGTTTAGTAGGATGCTATAGGAAGTTGCAGAAATGGTGTTTGTCTTCTGTGTTTGATGAATACCAACGCTTTGCAGCTGCAAAAGCAAGAGTTTCAGATCAGAG GTTGGATTGA
- the LOC107609125 gene encoding probable tyrosine-protein phosphatase At1g05000 isoform X3, which translates to MQVAELQQNLVQHQHKENKIMCKKIQLSVSDTELHNNHHHNSCGCDVDGCHKVEGEDLFIPPLNFAMVDNGIFRSGFPEPANFSFLQTLALRSIIYLCPEPYPEANMEFLKSNGIKLYQFGIEGHKEPFVNIPEDTIREALKVVLDVRNHPLIIHCKRGKHRTGCLVGCYRKLQKWCLSSVFDEYQRFAAAKARVSDQRKR; encoded by the exons ATGCAAGTAGCAGAACTCCAACAAAACCTGGTTCAACACCAACACAAAGAGAACAAGATCATGTGCAAGAAGATCCAGCTAAGTGTCTCTGACACTGAGCTCCATAATAATCACCATCATAATTCATGTGGTTGTGATGTTGATGGGTGCCACAAGGTTGAGGGTGAGGATCTATTCATTCCACCCCTCAATTTTGCAATGGTTGATAATGGCATTTTCAGGTCTGGTTTCCCTGAACCTGCTAACTTCTCCTTCCTTCAGACCCTTGCTCTCCGCTCTATCAT ATATCTATGTCCTGAGCCATATCCAGAGGCTAACATGGAGTTCCTCAAGTCAAATGGGATCAAGCTTTATCAATTTGGAATTGAGGGTCATAag GAGCCTTTTGTAAACATCCCAGAAGACACAATCCGTGAAGCATTAAAAGTTGTCCTTG ATGTCAGGAACCATCCACTTATAATTCATTGTAAGCGGGGGAAG CACCGAACAGGGTGTTTAGTAGGATGCTATAGGAAGTTGCAGAAATGGTGTTTGTCTTCTGTGTTTGATGAATACCAACGCTTTGCAGCTGCAAAAGCAAGAGTTTCAGATCAGAG GAAAAGGTGA